Proteins encoded within one genomic window of Lysinibacillus louembei:
- a CDS encoding TerC family protein, whose product MEIIQGILSVYMQFFDWAMWKEILTDPVSWGLISTLIIIEGLLSADNALVLAVLVKHLPNKQRKRALMYGMFGAYFFRFLFIGIGVYLVDFWFIKLLGALYLGWLCIAHFAHIGEADSVKEVKKSGLLVRLFGSFWATVIMIELMDVAFSLDAIFAAFAISNQVWILMIGGMLGIVMMRTIAGLFLSVIEKIPELEEAAFIIIGIVALKMLVSIVGIHVPHYMFFVVLIIVFTITFAIHFLKKLKIA is encoded by the coding sequence GTGGAAATCATCCAAGGAATTTTATCAGTATATATGCAATTTTTCGATTGGGCGATGTGGAAGGAAATTTTAACTGATCCGGTCTCTTGGGGATTAATATCAACACTTATTATCATCGAAGGCTTGCTATCAGCAGATAATGCACTTGTACTAGCAGTACTTGTGAAGCATTTACCAAATAAACAACGAAAACGAGCGCTAATGTATGGTATGTTCGGTGCTTACTTTTTTCGCTTTTTGTTTATAGGAATCGGTGTTTATTTAGTAGATTTTTGGTTTATAAAATTGCTTGGCGCTCTGTATTTAGGGTGGCTATGTATCGCTCATTTCGCACATATAGGAGAGGCAGATAGCGTTAAGGAAGTTAAAAAATCAGGTCTGTTAGTTCGACTGTTTGGAAGCTTTTGGGCAACCGTTATTATGATCGAGTTAATGGACGTCGCATTTTCACTTGATGCCATTTTTGCTGCATTTGCCATCTCTAATCAAGTATGGATATTAATGATTGGCGGAATGCTAGGCATCGTCATGATGAGAACAATTGCAGGTTTATTTTTAAGCGTTATTGAAAAAATACCTGAATTAGAGGAAGCTGCCTTTATTATCATCGGTATCGTTGCACTCAAAATGCTTGTTAGTATAGTTGGTATCCATGTGCCACACTACATGTTTTTTGTCGTGTTAATTATTGTCTTTACAATTACTTTTGCTATCCATTTTTTAAAAAAGCTTAAAATTGCTTAA
- a CDS encoding manganese efflux pump, protein MQWITIILVGIAVNLDNLGISLAYGIKRITIPIISNAVIALLSMAVTYVAITIGETLSDYISVYLANLLGSLLLCIIGAWTLLSQRLAKANHVKSFDKNHSAILALKDAIILGFILSANCLATGIAIGANDISTIAMVISIGVFSFITIAIGSHFGILLAKSFIGRYSTAIAGWLLIGIGIFEIFI, encoded by the coding sequence ATGCAGTGGATTACTATTATTCTCGTAGGGATAGCCGTAAATTTAGATAATTTAGGCATCAGTTTAGCATATGGAATCAAGCGAATAACAATCCCTATTATCTCAAATGCTGTTATTGCGTTATTATCTATGGCTGTGACGTATGTAGCTATCACAATTGGTGAGACATTAAGTGATTATATTTCAGTTTATTTAGCCAATCTATTAGGTAGTCTCTTGCTATGTATTATTGGTGCATGGACTTTATTGTCACAGCGATTAGCTAAAGCAAATCATGTAAAATCATTCGATAAAAATCACAGCGCCATCCTTGCCCTAAAAGATGCCATTATACTTGGGTTCATCTTATCAGCTAATTGCTTAGCAACAGGCATTGCTATTGGAGCAAATGATATTTCAACAATAGCGATGGTTATTTCCATTGGTGTCTTTTCCTTTATTACGATAGCCATCGGCAGCCATTTCGGCATTTTATTAGCAAAAAGCTTTATTGGCCGATACTCTACAGCTATTGCAGGCTGGCTTCTTATAGGTATTGGTATTTTTGAAATTTTCATCTAG
- a CDS encoding YheE family protein, with amino-acid sequence MIQHFHFKPLYEHKQLPGWLISFFYKQQRYQAEYHKDGSIRFLGVAPAEDDLAVVEKMVHELMLFHVYD; translated from the coding sequence ATGATTCAGCATTTTCATTTTAAGCCATTGTATGAACATAAACAGTTACCTGGCTGGCTTATTAGTTTTTTCTATAAACAACAGCGCTATCAAGCGGAATATCATAAAGATGGTAGCATTCGATTTCTTGGTGTAGCACCAGCAGAGGACGATTTAGCCGTTGTCGAGAAAATGGTGCATGAGCTTATGTTATTCCATGTATATGATTGA